The sequence ATCAACGGAAGTTCTGGCTAATTAGGCCGGGAATGGGCATGCTAGTGCATGCCTCTTGACTGCCTCATCAACGCCCTCTACAATCTACTAATGAATACCAAGGGCACAGTGTGGCTATGGCCCTCTAGACTGGCTAGGTCCTGTGGTCACAGGAGATTGGCGAGCGAGTTCCTAAGGGCTCTAGCCCTAGTGGGCTTGGTGGAGGCTGTGGGGTACAGGACGAGGAGGAAGAGGCTGGTCTACATTACAACGCCAGAGCTAGTCCTGAGGACTAGGGGGATGGGGCTTGACGAGTTTAGGGTGTGGCTACTCGGGAGGATTGCTCAAGCCCCGGCAGTGCCGGGGCTCGCGAGGAACTCAATCACGTCACTCGGGGTCTTGGCAATTACAGCCCTACCGCCCTGGATGTAGGGCTTTACCCAGTCAAAGTACTCGGCCGGTTCTAGTATGATGATTCTACTCCTCTCCATGACCCTCCTAGCCAGCTCTGGGTCAACATCAGGGTCGATGGCGTCGGTAATGATAATGGACTCCTCACTAAGGCTATTGGCAAGGGTAAGGGCATTGGCGATGCTAGTGCCACCATCAGGGGCTAGCCTCAATAATGGCTCAATGACGATTGAGCCACTACCTAGGTCATGAATCCTCGTGTCGAAGGCATAAACATGGACATCCTCATAAGCCAGCACTAGGCTTATGGCTACTGCCGTAGCCACACTAACCTTCTCAATCCTAGAGCCCGGCATAGGCTCGCCCATGCTCCCGCTCCTATCAATAACCACGTTGAACCTACGCCCACTAACCCTCTCAAAACCATAATGAATCGTGGCTAGCCTAAGAGCCCTGACGGGCTCTGGCATTATCAAGTCCTTCACGGTGAATTCACTAATCCTATTAGAGAGTGTATAACTACTCGGGTAGCCAACGCCGGTGATCCTACCCTCGCTTAATCGGCTAGTGAACTCGTCAATCAACTTAACCACGTTGTTGAGGACCCTAGCCATCCTCCTCAACTCCTCGGGGCTTCCGAGGAGCGTGTCTGATGCCTCGAGACCCTTGGAGTGACTCGGCATTAACTGGGCATTCGGGTACCTAGCCCTTAGTGAGGAAAGGGCATTCTCGAACTCGGCACGAGCCTGGACAGCCTCAAGCACGTTCTTGGCAATAGCCCGCACTAGTAATTGGATTGCGGCCCTCTGTGTTTGGTTTAGGTTGGCTGGGGCCATTAGGAGGGCCTTGACGCTCAATTGCCTACCCCTCGTGCCAGTATTGGCTAGGTTATTCATGCCCATTTTGGCGACTTCACGCCACTCCTCATCCCTCATGAACTCCCTCATGTTCCTGAGGACCAGCCTCAGGAACCAGACGCCAGTGTAGAAGCTTAGTGACTGGCTACCAGTCGTGTACGCCCTAATAACCCTCAATTCCCTACTCCTCCTATACTCATCCATTATCACATGCCATAACAATTCTGGCCTCTCCCTATACCTAAGCACCTCAATGCTTAGATCATGAATACCATAGGCATCCGAAGCCATAAAGAGCTTGGGCCACATGTTACTCCCATCCCTGTACTTGCCTACAAAGTACTCAATCATCCC is a genomic window of Vulcanisaeta souniana JCM 11219 containing:
- a CDS encoding vWA domain-containing protein, whose product is MPPGDSGNNGNEKGTIEKYGYIRWVTPPPFDILEGMIEYFVGKYRDGSNMWPKLFMASDAYGIHDLSIEVLRYRERPELLWHVIMDEYRRSRELRVIRAYTTGSQSLSFYTGVWFLRLVLRNMREFMRDEEWREVAKMGMNNLANTGTRGRQLSVKALLMAPANLNQTQRAAIQLLVRAIAKNVLEAVQARAEFENALSSLRARYPNAQLMPSHSKGLEASDTLLGSPEELRRMARVLNNVVKLIDEFTSRLSEGRITGVGYPSSYTLSNRISEFTVKDLIMPEPVRALRLATIHYGFERVSGRRFNVVIDRSGSMGEPMPGSRIEKVSVATAVAISLVLAYEDVHVYAFDTRIHDLGSGSIVIEPLLRLAPDGGTSIANALTLANSLSEESIIITDAIDPDVDPELARRVMERSRIIILEPAEYFDWVKPYIQGGRAVIAKTPSDVIEFLASPGTAGA